GAACCGACGGCATCATTCATATCCGAGGAAAGGGAGCACAATCCAACGGCGTCCCCCTGGGTTTGTCCATGGATTTCAATATTCAGCATTAAATTCAAATCTTTTCATGTTTTTCTTTGCGTGGAGCAATCATTACATATATGTTCCCGCAAATACGAATTCTGGAAATATCAAATATGGTTACAAAGCAAGCAATAATACAAAATTCAGCAGGCATACACTGCCGTCCTTCTGCTGTGATTGTCAGAGCATTTGCTGACTATGAAGGTACGCTTTGCGCCGAAACAAAAAATGGTCGCTGTGACTTACGTTCTGTTTTGGATCTGATTGCCCTGGGTATGGATGCGGGAACAGAGGTAACATTGACGGTGACGGGTCCAAATGAAGAAGAAACATGCCAGAAACTCGTTGACCTGTTTGAGTTTAAATTTGATTTTCCGCCCAACAACTAATCCGGTGCATCGCCGAAAGGCGCGTTATTAAGCCCTCTTCGCAACTCCGTTCTGTACCTCTGCATGGTACTCCGCAGCTGTTTGACCTGCCTTGCAACACACAGTAACTGCTCTTCCGACGCGTTCAGCGGTGCCGTCAACGCCTCGGACAACGATGTTGCCACCATATCTTTCAGATACTCACGACGCATACGCACAACAACGTGTTTGACACGGACACGCAGCCAGTAACACCCGGGGATGCACGCCAGCAACAGCATAAACAGGAAGGTACTTATGGCCCCCGTTTCAAAACACGCTTTTGAAACATAGTCGCGCAACATGGTTCCAACCGAAATAATAAAAACCGTTAATGGCAACAAATGAGCCCCCAGATACCAAAAACCATGCGCCGCTTTTTTTGCGCCCTTTTTAGCCAGTACGTCGACCTGCTGCACAGAAATAAACACGTGCTGGTCATCCGGCTTCTCCGTTCCTGTTTCTGACAAAGGACATGCCAGCGGCTGATCTTCCAGCCAGCGCCGGATGCGATGGCGTTCTGAAGAAACCATCTGGCGCACAGCAGGATCCACAGACAGTCGCCACCCCCTGGAGGAACCATGGCGATCCAATCCGAATCGCAATGCTTTCTGACGCAGATAAATCAGCGGATTGGTTATCTGAAGAAGCGATCGGATCCATACATATAGACAAAACAACCCCGTATGCCGCATTTGCAGGCAGCCCCACATACTGCGCTCCAGCACATCATCGAAATCCGTCGGCTCTGAATCCTGCGAAACCGGTGCGGTTCTGATCTTTTCAGACAGCACGTTCTCCACCTGATGACACTGCTGAGCGCAAGCTTCCGCCAGTGCTTCAAACAGCTCTACATCCTCGCTTCCAAGAAGATGCAGCACACGACTTAACATGCCATCCTGTCGCAGTTCCTCCAGCTGTTCCGCCTGATAGCGGGAAAAGACAAGGTGTTTTAAACGATCCAGTTCCAACGACTGCTCTTGATCGACTGCGAGGCTCGTCTGAAAACATACATCGTCTGCGGGATGAAATCCCTGTTCCTTCAGCAATTGCATAAAATGCGTTTTTACCTGGTCCGGATCCTCACTCAAGTCGCACTGATTCAGAACAAAAAACCAGTGCTTGCGTTTAGCCCACAGGCGCAGGGGTTCCCACGCAGACTCATAGGCATATTTTCGCGGCGTAGTAACATAAATGATGATATCGGCATGCGCGGCAACAAAGGCCGCCGAATCGGCGTGATCCCTGGCCATACTGTCGACATCCGGCGTATCCACCAGCACCGCATTAAGCGAATTCACCTCATGGGCATCGGCATCCTCCAGCAGCGGCTCAATATAGGTGCGGGCAAATGCAGGATAGGCTACTACAGGCCGCGTGGTATGGGCTCTCGTCACCGCCACACTGCTCAAATTCTGTCCCAGCAGCGCATTGAACAGCGACGACTTTCCCACACCGGTTCCGCCAAAGAGCACGACCACCATGGGACGGCCCTCTTCATAGGATTTCTCCGCCTGCATCGCCGCCTGAGCCTGCTCCAGTCCCATTAAAAGACGTGAGGCCGCTTCGCCGCGCAGCAGGCCCAGCATTGCATGCAACTGCTCCACTTCTTCCTGAAAAATCATCATCTGCTTCATACGCGTCCTTTTTCCATCTGCTGCAGCGACTGTTCCAATTTCTGACTCAAGGCGCGCAAAGCATCTACGTCACAGCGTCGTATGTCCTCTTCTTCCTTTTCCATTGCGGCGGCGAACAACGGACGCGCCATCTGCTGCCAGACATGCTGACGCAATTCCTCCCGCCGCTGGATAACCCACCGCTTATTCGCTTTCCGAAGCAACGCCGTTAACTGAAATTCTTCCAAAACCTTCATAATCAAGCCGGTCACCTGCGTTACCACCGCCGGAATGATCACACCTGAAATCGTGGTTGAAACCACATCGACGAAGAGACATACACTTCCAAGTAAAATAGCTAAGTCATTGATCACGCCCAAATAAACAAACCACTTGCGCTGACGAACCCACACTGCGATATCTTTATCCACCGTAGTCACCCAATCACTCGTGGACTTCGGAAGCGGAATCTGGAGCAGTCGGCTCAAGTGAATCGCCACCAGATCCGGCGATATGGACAGCCCGTCCTTGCGCCAGGCATCCACCACATGCTCAACATGCTCCACAAGTATTTCCTTTTCCGTCAGTTCGATATCCTTCGCCTGCCGCATCAAGCCCTTCAGCTGCCCCGCTACATTTTTAACCTGGTGTGCCGCGCTACGACCCAGTGCCGCCCCCACGGTAACAGGGTACGCCACAATGCGCATCCATTTCGGACGCATTTCATTCGCCGTTTCCACCACACGACGCAAAAAGACCCCCACCGGAACACCCAGCGTCATCTTTTCAAGCTCATCACACACCGTCTGATTGGCCCGCAGCAACAACCGTTCCACCTGCTGAGCACGATCCTGCATGGTTTGGCAGAGAGCCGTAATATCCTTGCATCCCATGCGCGTCGCTTCGCGCAGCGATTGCAGCATCACACCGCTGCCCGTGTCCTGAAACAGCGACAAATAGAGCGGCTTGCCTGTTTCCAGCGACAGCACATCAATCGCTTTGCCCGATCGCACATAGGGTTCATAATAGAAGGCACTTCGACGCAAAAAAGTTAGACAATCCTGCCCATCCGAGCGTTGATGATCAAATCCCGGATAATGCAGGACTTTTCTGGATAACAAATCCTCATGAACGAGGCGGGCATCCTGTTCATTGCTCATGGTGAACACATAAAAAAGCTGCCCTGCCACCTTGCAGATATCCAGCAGACAGCTCATGCATTCCTCGTTCGCATAGGAACGCAGCTCCACCATAAAAATCACCACATCGGCCAGTGCTATCATACGACGGGCCTTGTCCCAGTTCTCCTTTTCCACGGAGTTAAAATCCGGGCAGTCCGCCAGCAGCACATGCATCGGCCCATCCACCGGCGGCGTATACCTGGTCACATACAACCCGTTGCTTTCGTCCCTGTCCCGCAGTATCGAGGGATCTTTCAAGGGCTGAACAAACTCAAACT
The nucleotide sequence above comes from Spartobacteria bacterium. Encoded proteins:
- a CDS encoding HPr family phosphocarrier protein; this translates as MFPQIRILEISNMVTKQAIIQNSAGIHCRPSAVIVRAFADYEGTLCAETKNGRCDLRSVLDLIALGMDAGTEVTLTVTGPNEEETCQKLVDLFEFKFDFPPNN